Proteins encoded within one genomic window of Paraglaciecola psychrophila 170:
- a CDS encoding TonB-dependent receptor family protein, with translation MQITTTKIQHAQLSKVMLGILSALMLPIANLASAQDDVNEKSQTNIEDVIQIFGNKQVLETATGSGFVLNNAALEQFEFDDIHRVLQSVPGVYIREEDGYGLRPNIGLRGATSERSSKIALMEDGVLIAPAPYSAPAAYYFPNISRMTQVEVFKGPSAITYGPNTVGGAINMLSRSVNAKDGGELDLAIGQQSYGKAHGHYSKNIGNLGLMLEGVHLRADGFKTLANDNNTGFVKNEILAKARYEFADDPYNQQIQVKLGYSEEVSHETYLGLTDVDFTKNPYQRYAASQNDKFDWEHLQIQASHYIEFNPDITLLTQVYRRDFNRDWDRLNSFVSSRSIDRILAAPETGLNERFLRILKGETDSLTADETLIFSLNDRTFYSQGIQSKLSWDSKLGEADMTVDAGLRIHQDQVERLHRARYFDMLSTRLVYAGQADEITTSNKDSTIAIAAFVNSKIQLGNLHTSFGLRVENIDGESNNYLAQTQQKNSDTVVLPGAGVFYQISPELGLVAGINKGFVPNSPGEASDIEPEESWNYELGLRASVADWQIEVIGFFNDYSNLKGSCTFSSGCKTELDVEFNGGEVDIYGAELSANGQFKFANGLSLPIKIAYTHTQSEFQSSFDSTFSQWGNVSVGDELPYLPEHQFNLQVGLTGENWQLDLAYKYITEMSEAAGTGVELAGVVTSDISQIDLAAWYQINAALKIYAKLDNLTDEAKIVSRRPFGARPGKPRQFIIGAKYAF, from the coding sequence ATGCAAATAACAACCACCAAAATCCAACATGCTCAGCTATCTAAAGTGATGCTAGGCATCCTTAGCGCCCTAATGCTGCCAATAGCCAATTTGGCATCAGCCCAAGATGATGTTAACGAAAAAAGTCAAACTAACATCGAAGACGTGATTCAGATTTTTGGCAACAAGCAAGTATTAGAAACAGCTACTGGATCAGGATTTGTATTAAACAACGCAGCCTTAGAACAGTTTGAATTCGACGATATCCATCGTGTATTACAAAGTGTGCCCGGTGTGTATATCCGCGAAGAAGACGGGTACGGGTTACGCCCGAATATCGGTTTACGAGGTGCCACCAGCGAACGCAGTAGCAAAATAGCTTTGATGGAAGATGGCGTGTTAATTGCGCCAGCACCCTACTCTGCCCCTGCAGCCTATTATTTCCCTAATATATCTCGCATGACTCAGGTTGAAGTATTCAAAGGTCCGTCAGCCATCACTTATGGCCCCAATACTGTAGGCGGCGCAATCAATATGTTATCCCGCTCCGTGAATGCAAAAGACGGCGGCGAATTAGACTTGGCAATAGGCCAGCAAAGCTATGGTAAAGCCCATGGGCATTATTCAAAAAACATCGGTAATTTAGGCTTAATGCTTGAGGGTGTGCACCTAAGAGCTGATGGTTTTAAGACCTTGGCCAACGATAATAATACCGGTTTTGTAAAAAATGAGATATTGGCCAAGGCCCGTTATGAATTTGCTGATGATCCCTACAACCAGCAAATTCAAGTCAAACTAGGATATTCCGAAGAAGTATCTCACGAAACTTATTTAGGTTTAACCGATGTCGACTTTACCAAAAATCCTTACCAGCGTTATGCAGCCAGTCAAAACGATAAGTTTGATTGGGAGCATCTACAAATACAGGCTTCTCACTATATCGAATTCAATCCAGACATAACCTTGCTAACCCAGGTCTATCGGCGGGATTTTAATCGCGATTGGGATAGATTAAACAGTTTTGTATCAAGCCGCAGTATCGACCGTATTTTAGCGGCCCCAGAAACAGGCCTAAATGAACGATTTTTAAGAATATTAAAAGGTGAGACTGATTCGTTAACCGCTGATGAAACGCTAATATTTTCCCTCAACGACCGTACGTTTTACTCACAAGGTATCCAGTCCAAACTGTCATGGGACAGTAAACTAGGTGAAGCCGATATGACGGTCGATGCCGGGTTGCGTATTCACCAGGACCAAGTCGAACGATTACATCGAGCACGTTACTTTGACATGCTCAGCACACGGTTAGTGTATGCCGGACAGGCAGATGAAATCACCACCAGCAACAAAGACAGTACCATCGCTATTGCCGCCTTCGTGAATTCCAAAATACAGTTGGGCAATTTACACACATCATTTGGATTGCGTGTAGAAAATATAGATGGCGAGTCCAACAATTATTTAGCACAAACGCAGCAAAAAAATAGCGATACCGTGGTGTTGCCAGGTGCTGGGGTGTTTTATCAAATAAGCCCAGAGCTAGGTTTAGTGGCTGGCATCAACAAAGGTTTTGTGCCCAATAGCCCCGGTGAAGCAAGCGACATCGAGCCAGAAGAAAGTTGGAATTACGAGCTAGGGCTAAGGGCAAGTGTGGCGGATTGGCAAATCGAAGTCATAGGTTTTTTCAACGATTACAGCAATTTAAAAGGCAGTTGCACCTTCTCTAGTGGCTGTAAAACAGAGCTTGACGTGGAATTTAACGGCGGAGAAGTCGATATATACGGCGCAGAGTTGAGTGCCAATGGGCAGTTCAAATTTGCCAATGGACTCTCGTTGCCCATTAAAATTGCCTACACCCACACCCAATCAGAATTCCAGAGCTCTTTTGATTCAACCTTCTCACAATGGGGCAATGTTAGCGTGGGTGATGAGTTACCCTATTTGCCAGAACATCAGTTTAATTTACAAGTGGGTCTAACGGGTGAAAATTGGCAACTAGACTTGGCCTACAAATATATCACCGAAATGTCAGAAGCTGCGGGCACAGGTGTTGAGCTAGCAGGAGTGGTGACCTCAGATATCAGTCAAATTGACCTAGCCGCTTGGTACCAAATAAATGCGGCTTTAAAAATATACGCCAAGTTAGATAACCTGACCGATGAAGCAAAAATAGTATCTCGCAGGCCTTTTGGTGCAAGACCCGGAAAACCTAGACAGTTTATTATAGGTGCCAAATATGCGTTTTAA
- a CDS encoding imelysin family protein — MHNIVESLTKLALATSISLALTACGGGGSSDSASAVIPPVVVNPVPTSTLEEQFALYLVDLTDKHIIPSYAAMQTKAQTLKDSADVFCALLSTSTTASTSTSNSPSSADLVTLQQDWQRFNGAWQQIQWLKVGAVVEDDRLLRIQLWPDKNDAVSRGVDALIAEQFVITAEYVSGENLGAQGIPALEYLLFPEASSDSLLTATDRQKRCEVSSAIAQNLLNMSTDITADWQATGGNYRAEFVAGTGDFTSVKNALEELTTNWLQHIEIVEDTKLNEVLGASSPGKARDAEHYLSDKSLASISINIYSFLSIYTNDDGLGFDSILVDFLEQQTINQEITSSLTTIVAQIEQINQNFDSYETMLADAAGREALTDLVSEMRVLIDLIDVTFTQALDLNLGFNSSDGD; from the coding sequence ATGCACAACATTGTAGAGTCTTTGACAAAACTGGCTTTAGCCACATCCATAAGCTTGGCATTAACCGCATGTGGTGGCGGTGGTAGTAGTGATAGCGCCTCAGCTGTGATCCCACCAGTGGTGGTTAACCCTGTCCCAACTTCTACTTTAGAAGAGCAATTCGCCTTATATTTAGTGGATTTAACAGATAAACACATTATTCCAAGTTATGCAGCCATGCAGACTAAAGCACAAACACTGAAAGATTCAGCAGATGTATTTTGTGCACTCTTATCTACAAGCACCACCGCAAGCACCTCGACCAGTAACTCCCCGAGCAGTGCTGACTTAGTAACGCTACAACAGGATTGGCAACGTTTCAATGGTGCTTGGCAACAAATTCAATGGCTAAAAGTAGGAGCCGTGGTGGAAGACGACCGCTTACTTCGTATTCAACTCTGGCCTGATAAAAATGATGCCGTTAGTCGTGGTGTTGATGCTCTGATTGCTGAACAATTTGTGATAACTGCCGAGTACGTGTCAGGCGAAAATTTGGGAGCGCAAGGCATACCTGCTCTTGAATATTTGTTATTTCCTGAAGCGTCGAGTGATTCTCTGCTAACGGCAACCGATCGACAAAAACGCTGCGAAGTAAGCAGCGCCATTGCACAAAACTTACTCAACATGAGCACTGATATTACTGCTGACTGGCAAGCAACAGGAGGCAACTACCGAGCTGAATTTGTTGCTGGTACAGGCGATTTCACTTCAGTCAAAAATGCGCTAGAGGAGTTAACCACTAATTGGCTGCAACATATTGAAATTGTTGAAGATACTAAATTAAATGAAGTGTTAGGTGCTAGTTCACCGGGTAAGGCACGCGATGCAGAACACTATTTAAGTGATAAGTCATTAGCCAGTATCAGCATCAATATTTACAGTTTTTTAAGTATCTATACTAACGATGACGGTTTGGGATTCGATTCAATCTTAGTTGACTTCCTAGAACAACAAACCATCAACCAAGAGATCACATCATCATTAACTACTATCGTCGCCCAGATTGAGCAAATCAATCAAAATTTTGATTCTTACGAAACGATGCTAGCTGATGCAGCAGGTCGCGAGGCATTGACAGACTTAGTCTCAGAAATGCGCGTGCTGATAGATCTTATAGACGTAACTTTCACTCAAGCTTTAGATCTTAACCTTGGCTTTAACTCTTCTGACGGCGACTAA
- a CDS encoding DUF1513 domain-containing protein, giving the protein MTINRRQFMLGASQAALAAWFLPACTAQKSEQWLVSTCNDQQGQNMAAAINSQGQIVSTVNLPARGHDSLALPHKPGHALVFARRPDRFAIEVDFINGEIVSHIQSQADSHFYGHGAFSKDNKYLYTTENLYDKKRGLIVVRDAQTYQVLDRFDSGGIGPHELMLMPDGNTLVIANGGIETHPSQPRKKLNIETMQPNLAYLDIATGKILSSFAPPDHQLSIRHLTVNPNGAVYAGAQYQGRKSTIHPLVFAHHGEDNLQAFRASQTQWFKMQQYTASLLVKDDLLCVSCPRGSHLSFWDTATREFIGQQAFSDVSGLAYSNGNLLASSGKGLLKKLNHANPITGPASTSSLALKFDNHMTMIAAG; this is encoded by the coding sequence ATGACCATTAACCGCAGACAATTTATGCTAGGAGCAAGCCAAGCGGCATTAGCTGCTTGGTTTCTGCCCGCCTGCACTGCTCAAAAGTCTGAACAATGGTTAGTCAGCACATGTAACGATCAACAAGGTCAAAATATGGCTGCAGCGATTAACAGTCAAGGACAGATTGTTAGTACAGTCAATCTCCCCGCTCGTGGCCATGACTCATTAGCATTGCCACACAAACCCGGACACGCATTGGTATTTGCTCGTCGACCTGATCGCTTTGCCATAGAAGTCGACTTTATCAACGGCGAGATAGTCAGCCACATTCAAAGTCAAGCTGATAGCCATTTTTATGGACATGGTGCATTCTCAAAAGATAATAAATATCTCTACACTACCGAAAATTTGTATGACAAAAAACGTGGCTTGATTGTGGTGCGAGATGCACAAACATACCAAGTCTTAGACAGATTTGATTCCGGTGGCATTGGCCCACACGAGTTAATGTTGATGCCTGATGGCAACACATTAGTGATAGCCAACGGTGGCATTGAAACCCACCCTAGCCAACCACGAAAAAAACTGAATATTGAAACCATGCAACCAAACTTGGCCTATTTAGATATAGCAACAGGCAAAATATTGTCTAGCTTCGCCCCTCCGGATCACCAGTTAAGTATTAGGCACTTAACCGTTAATCCTAACGGTGCCGTCTATGCCGGTGCCCAGTACCAAGGTAGAAAATCAACGATTCACCCCTTGGTCTTTGCCCATCACGGTGAAGACAACTTGCAAGCCTTCAGGGCCTCACAGACCCAGTGGTTCAAGATGCAACAATACACCGCCAGTCTTTTAGTTAAAGATGACTTACTTTGTGTTAGTTGCCCAAGAGGCTCTCACCTTAGTTTTTGGGATACCGCAACTCGAGAATTTATTGGCCAACAAGCCTTTAGCGATGTATCAGGTTTAGCTTACTCAAATGGCAATTTGTTAGCGTCTAGCGGCAAAGGTTTACTCAAGAAACTAAACCACGCAAACCCCATAACCGGACCTGCGAGTACTAGCTCATTAGCGCTGAAGTTTGATAATCATATGACGATGATTGCTGCGGGTTAA